In Pseudomonas lalkuanensis, the following are encoded in one genomic region:
- the alaC gene encoding alanine transaminase codes for MAEQRSPRRFARIDRLPPYVFNITAELKMAARRRGEDIIDLSMGNPDGATPPHIVEKLVQVAQREDTHGYSTSRGIPRLRRAISRWYKDRYDVEIDPETEAIVTIGSKEGLAHLMLATLDHGDTVLVPNPSYPIHIYGAVIAGAQVRSVPLVPGVDFFAELERAIRESIPKPKMMIIGFPSNPTAQCVELDFFERVVALAKQYEVLVVHDLAYADIVYDGWKAPSIMQVPGAKDIAVEFFTLSKSYNMAGWRIGFMVGNPELVSALARIKSYHDYGTFTPLQVAAIAALEGDQQCVLDIAEQYRQRRNVLVKGLHEIGWMVENPKASMYVWAKIPEPYAAMGSLEFSKKLLAEAKVCVSPGLGFGDYGDDHVRFALIENQDRIRQAVRGIKGMFRADGLLGSPAASKPRKTGKA; via the coding sequence ATGGCTGAACAGCGTTCACCGCGCCGCTTTGCGCGCATCGATCGTCTCCCCCCCTACGTCTTCAACATCACCGCCGAACTCAAGATGGCAGCACGCCGTCGCGGCGAGGACATCATCGACCTCTCCATGGGCAACCCCGACGGCGCCACCCCGCCGCACATCGTGGAAAAGCTCGTGCAGGTCGCCCAGCGTGAAGACACCCACGGATACTCCACTTCCCGCGGTATTCCACGCCTGCGCCGAGCCATCTCGCGCTGGTACAAGGACCGTTACGACGTGGAGATCGATCCTGAAACCGAAGCCATCGTCACCATCGGTTCCAAGGAAGGCCTGGCACACCTGATGCTCGCCACCCTGGACCACGGCGACACCGTGCTCGTGCCCAATCCGAGCTACCCGATCCACATCTACGGTGCGGTGATCGCCGGCGCCCAGGTACGCTCGGTTCCGCTCGTGCCAGGCGTGGACTTCTTCGCCGAGCTGGAACGGGCCATTCGCGAAAGCATTCCGAAGCCGAAGATGATGATCATCGGCTTCCCGTCCAACCCCACCGCCCAGTGCGTGGAACTGGACTTCTTCGAGCGCGTGGTTGCCCTGGCCAAGCAGTACGAGGTCCTGGTGGTCCACGACCTGGCCTACGCCGACATCGTCTACGACGGCTGGAAGGCACCCTCCATCATGCAGGTTCCCGGCGCCAAGGACATTGCGGTGGAGTTCTTCACCCTGTCCAAGAGCTACAACATGGCGGGCTGGCGGATCGGCTTCATGGTCGGCAACCCGGAACTGGTCAGCGCCCTGGCGCGGATCAAGAGCTACCACGACTACGGCACCTTCACCCCGCTGCAGGTAGCCGCGATTGCCGCCCTGGAAGGTGACCAGCAGTGCGTTCTCGACATCGCCGAGCAGTACCGCCAGCGCCGCAACGTGCTGGTGAAGGGGCTGCATGAGATTGGCTGGATGGTGGAGAACCCCAAGGCTTCGATGTACGTCTGGGCCAAGATCCCCGAGCCCTACGCCGCCATGGGTTCCCTGGAGTTCTCCAAGAAACTCCTGGCCGAAGCCAAGGTCTGCGTATCGCCCGGGCTGGGCTTTGGCGACTACGGCGACGACCACGTGCGCTTCGCCCTGATCGAGAACCAGGATCGTATCCGCCAGGCCGTTCGCGGTATCAAGGGCATGTTCCGCGCTGACGGGCTTCTCGGGTCGCCGGCAGCGTCCAAGCCCCGGAAAACCGGCAAGGCGTAA
- a CDS encoding polysaccharide lyase family 7 protein, with protein sequence MIDLSTWNLTVPATTSNTLIETGRLNNGYESQYFSRNSDGSISFWVPVNGARTEDASYPRTELRETQTDGTLSYWYHASADNYLSAVLSVEQVPSQGKIVIGQIHSKDEAGSQNDPLLKIQYHYLRGNGRIEALLRKRPGDTEVENILLAENVDLGERFGYDLRITPSGRLGIVITSDGDDGNLYRELSGYWGKQQLYFKAGAYIQDNYGAENEGGRVTFYWLNSLHR encoded by the coding sequence GTGATCGACCTCAGCACCTGGAACCTGACGGTCCCAGCCACCACCTCCAATACCCTCATCGAAACCGGCCGTCTCAACAACGGCTATGAAAGTCAGTACTTCAGTCGCAACTCCGATGGCAGCATCAGCTTCTGGGTTCCAGTGAATGGTGCTCGTACAGAAGATGCCAGCTATCCCCGCACCGAATTGCGGGAGACCCAGACCGACGGAACCCTCAGCTACTGGTACCACGCCAGCGCCGACAACTACCTCAGCGCGGTGCTCTCGGTGGAGCAGGTACCGAGTCAGGGCAAGATCGTCATCGGCCAGATTCACAGCAAGGACGAAGCCGGGAGCCAGAACGACCCACTGCTGAAGATTCAGTACCACTACCTGCGCGGCAACGGCCGCATCGAAGCGCTGTTGCGCAAGCGCCCCGGCGATACGGAAGTGGAGAACATCCTGCTGGCGGAGAACGTCGACCTCGGCGAGCGATTCGGCTACGACCTGCGCATCACCCCCAGCGGCAGGCTGGGTATCGTCATCACCAGCGATGGCGACGACGGCAACCTCTACCGCGAGCTCAGCGGCTACTGGGGCAAACAGCAGCTCTACTTCAAGGCCGGCGCCTACATCCAGGACAACTACGGTGCCGAGAATGAGGGTGGCCGTGTCACCTTCTACTGGCTGAACAGCCTGCACCGCTGA
- a CDS encoding thioesterase family protein — protein sequence MARLTLNFPEDQYCYSTHLTVRVTDINGANHLGNDSMISMISEARARFLFEFGISETAEDGTGIIVTDLATTYRAEAHARDQLLFEVGVMDFNRYGGDITFRITRPADGKLVAMAKSGFVFFNYHASRVVPMPEDFRQTFPGVNWLD from the coding sequence ATGGCCCGCTTGACGCTGAATTTCCCCGAAGACCAGTACTGCTATTCCACGCACCTGACCGTGCGGGTCACCGACATCAACGGGGCCAACCACCTGGGCAACGACTCGATGATCTCGATGATTTCCGAAGCGCGGGCGCGCTTCCTGTTCGAATTCGGCATCAGCGAGACGGCCGAGGACGGCACCGGGATCATCGTCACCGATCTGGCCACCACCTACCGCGCCGAGGCCCACGCCCGCGACCAGTTGCTGTTCGAAGTGGGCGTCATGGACTTCAACCGGTACGGCGGCGACATCACCTTCCGCATCACCCGCCCGGCCGACGGCAAGCTGGTGGCCATGGCCAAATCCGGCTTCGTCTTCTTCAACTACCACGCGTCCCGCGTAGTCCCCATGCCAGAGGACTTTCGCCAGACCTTCCCCGGAGTGAACTGGCTGGACTGA